tttttctctttgatttcttgtaGAACACACTGTTTGGAAAAACTtcgaaaacgaaaatgtTAACACCTGGGGTCTAGTTTGGAACTGGCAAGGCTTTAATAGATATTTGAAACCACTCTTCTTAACTACTCATCACAAGGGTACCCATTAAAAAGCTAACTCCTAAAATTGGACCTATCCACAATGTGTGTATTATGCAAGAATTTTGGAGAAATGAGTCCACACATGCGAGAATCTCTTGATTGGCTCATAGAGACCAGAAAAGAGTTGTTAAGAATGGAATTTGACAGAGAGGCTATAACACAGGGATTCTATTGCTTGAAatactttctcttttcatATTGTGAAATACGTGGGGATAAAGTATCTTGTCAAGGGGAATGGGAgttttttgtttcttcctGGTAAAGGGACAGCTTATGTCAATTGGTTTAAATACACGAGGAGCGTATTCACTTGACAATCCTGACCATGTAGGTTATTTTTCTACTAAAGCTGTTGGATGATTTCCTATTGGTTCAATTTTCATACCCAGGGAATATCGTCGTGCCCCTTTAATTACACGTTGCACGTCTCTGAAGTGAGAAGTGCAATTATAATTGCGGTCTGCTGTCTTTCTTGAGCTACTCGTGAGCTACTGAGTGTCTTTATGATAACTATTGTGTAGATCTTGATGGGCACTTCACAAAAATGAACTAATCCACAGAGGTATAACGTCAAGTGCCCTCAGGTATATGGAGAGTTGTAAGCATATGATAGCTgttcaaagttgaagagcttGTTTCCCGCAATATCAAATATATGAAGTCAATTGAATTGAGTTGTAGTTACAACTTGCCTCGTTAGAACGAGTGGTCGCACACCTACTGAAGTATGTGTTTGGCAGCTCATGTCTAGTAACATCCATGCCAGCGAAGAAATAACTTTTCTGAACATGAGACACATCCATTCCTTGGAACCAGTATAAGAAGACACTGTTTTAGGTATTTTGAAGTCATACTATAAATTTTTGAAGACACCTACCAAGACTATCCACAATTTAATCTCACGCTTATGGGTGTGTCCAACATATTCCATTTGACTCGCATGTATAGCCAATTGCATCGTCGTGTTTTGCAGCTTATTTACCACGAGAGTTTTTTTGTCTCTCTGAATAGTAGCACGTGAGCATACTCACATTTATTTTTCTGCGGAAGATTCCAGAATATTGTAAGTTAACTACAAAAAGTGAGGGTGGATGAAATATACTAAGTTTCGTTcacttttctttctttataATCGAATTTTAAATATTTATAATGGTATCTGTTACACCAAATGTTTTATGGGCACAACGTTCTAATCCTAGCGATGCTTCTAAAAACATTCTCTATTTAACAATTGATGTACTCGACCCAATCAATACTAAGTTGGACTTGACCTCCACGCATTTAAAACTCTCAGCTGATTCCTCAGATAGTGACACACACTATGAATTGAACATAGAATTCTTTGACGAAGTAGATCCTGAAAATTCTCACAAGAATACAGAAAACGGTTCTCACATTTACTTGGTTGTAAGAAAAAAGACCGCAAAGGAGGAATTCTGGCCAAGATTaacaaaagaaaagttgaaatatCACTACATCAAGACTGATTTCGACAAATGggtagatgaagacgagCAAGATGAGAGCCCAGAACAGGAAGAGGATATGTCGAATATGATGAACATGGGTGGAGGTGCTGGCGGTGCCCCAGACTTTTCTCAATTATTGCAAGGCGCGGGTGCTGGTGGTGCTGGTGGTGCCCCAGACTTCTCTCAATTATTGCAAGGTGCTGGTGGTGGTGCTGGAGGCCCTGGTAATTTTGACATCAGTGCATTGGCTAGTCAATTGGGACAAGCTGGCGGTTCTGGTAGACCGGAAgactttgattttgatgacgaagacgaaggtgacgatgatgaagtagaagaagttaaGTAGGTAATCCCTTCTTGTATTGACTATTTGGTTTGATACGTACGTCTAGATATGGGTGTATAAAACTATCTGTTCTTAAGTTCAGTCGACCACTTGGACAACACGATTCCCAAAGGGACGAGTTTGTTTTGGAATAGTAAATCAACATCCAGATCATTAGAttctgaagttgacgaaGTAGCAGTTGAAGGTGTTTTTTCAAATGGCTTGTCTACTGCCAGACTCGGAATCATTACATTCCATAaatcaatttggaaaagcCGCCCTTCGACCAGAACAGATGATGTAGCCAGATCATTGAATATAACTTCTATCTTTCTCGTGACATGTACTTGATGTAGGATGTATCCAAGATAATTCAAATGCATTGCCGAATAATCATGTTTGTTAACAAGCAATCTCTTCGTGGCGACTTCATTCAGCTGAAAGTCGCTCTGCAACAGCGTTGAGTAAATGAAGTCCTTGAATACACCAAAAAGACCTATGATTGCTagttcatcttctttcaaagGAAAAAATTTCGTGTAGCTAGAAATTAATTCCACGAATTCTGACCATGTCTCAATCAAACATACTTCAACCCTAGAGATGAGCGTTATTTGATTTACAGAAAACTCACTATTCTGCACCACAAAATTACAAGCTTCATATAGATCACAATTAGTAATAAAGATTTTTGCGgtggaagaggaagaaaaattcttcaacaattcgaTTATAATGTTCACAAACTCCACAAATGTAAGATTTTCGCTACAGCATTGGAGCATGAAGAAAGCGTTTGGATTGGTGGTCAAATCAAAAGTATTGAAATCGCAACATGTTTGTAAGTAGTTCAAGCTCAAAAATAGATTGGAACTTGAAGGTCGTGCGCACCTAGCAAATATTTAGTgaggtgaaaaatttcgaATATAGAAAtctttgaagttgacgTTCAAGTTAAAGTAACGAGAGACAACAATTTAGGCTGAGCAGAAATCGATATGGTTGTGTTGTCTAAGTTCCATTGGAATCCAGCCAGGTTCTCAAGACACTATTTGAAGAGCTGTAGAAAATATTCCCTCAGCATTGCTGAAAATGTCGAGCAGATGTCGCAGAAAGAGTTACGTGAAAAGGCTATTGCTGATGCTCTTgctagagaagaagaggaataCGCGAAGATAAAGGCCATGCGCGAGTTAAACAACCAGACATCCGAATTAATAACTTCTTTAAACAAAATTCCATCaaatttgatcaattcgagattgcaaaagttgCAGCAAGATTTGCAAAACTTGCCAGAATACAAAGTGAAGGAATTAGATGAAGAACTAGAAGAATTTATGTTCTCCCACATGAAATTGCCATATGGTGAAGTGTACAACAGGCCATGGAGTGGAATCTCAAACGAAGAATCATCTTCTATATCCTCTAACAAAGATGAAGTGATACAACAGAGACTtgtttcaacaacttcgaGTTCATATTCCACTCAATTTCCAAACTTAAAGCCAACGCCAGACTATAGAGGGTACTCTGAACAAGAGTTATTTTTGAGACAACTCGCACATTCTCGTCATTCTGGTTCCTTGGGATCTAAGTTATCAAATGTATATAGACCACAAGACGACATCAAGAACCCAACGAAGTTAAAGGATGTCTCTATAGCTACATTAATGGCAGCAGGTTGTCATTTGGGACACTCCAAATCAAATTGGAGACCAACAACCCAGCCATTCATTTATGGTGAATATGATGGTATTCATTTAATTGACTTGAATGAGACCGCTGCCGCCCTTAAGAGAGCTAGTAATGTCATCAAGGGAGTTTCTAAAAAGGGAGGTATCATTCTTTACGTTGGCACCTCAAAGAATGTATTCCAAAACAGAGCgttggaagaagctgcAATCCGTTCTAATGGTTACTATGTTACCAAGAGATGGATTCCAGGTACGATTACCAACTACACTGAAGTCACTAAGCAAATCCAGGGAACACAGAAGATCGAAGTCGATATGGAAAATAAACCAACTGGACGTAACTTAGGTGTTGAACAGGGCCAGCTTGTGAAGCCAGACTTAGTCGTGATCCTTAACCCTGTTGAAAACAGAAACTGTATCAACGAGTGTATCTTGCTGAGAGTTCCCACTATTGGTTTGTGTGACACTGACATGGAACCATCCTTATTGACTTACCCAATTCCATGTAACGACGATTCCGTCAGGTCAGTAACCTTTATGACGGGTATTTTGTCCAAGTCTGCTGAAGAAGGTTTGTTGGAAAGgttggaagaagtaaaCAAGTACAACCAATCCAAAGTTAAAGGTCTGATTCAAAagagagaattgaaacatAGCAGACGTTCCAGCTAAGTTTGGTTTTTCCATAAACACTGTAAATAGAATTAGTCACGTAAATACACAAATTCGAGAAGATGACAAAATATTAGTAGTTTAGTGGTGCTTTCTTGGAGCTCGAAGAGACTGACTTTCTCTTCCCCTTCTTCAACCTCAAgcctttctcttcaatttcgaTATAAAATCTTGCCAAATGAATCTTTTGCAAATTTATGTACTGTTGATAGTCAAAATTATTCAATAGAGCATCTCTGtttttttctattctttGTTCTAAGGTATGAACATCTAGCTCCAAGTTTGATATATCTTGACTCGTGCGTACTTCTTGTACTAGCTCTGAATCAACAAATGCCAAATTTCCGTACAGGTTAAtaaaattcttcaagttatTATCCTTAGATTGCATCATCTTATGATACTCTAACAACTCTGATTTGGTTATGTTTATCATTTGTGATGACTAGAATGATAATGAATTACGAAACACAGTCGCATCTTTGAACTACATCGACACTATTTAGATACAGTACCCAAAAATTTTAAGGAATTAAGTATATAGAACTACTAAGTTATTAGGTTTAAACTATTAAATTAAGTTATTAGGTATAAACAATTATTGAATTAAGTTATTAGATGTAAACGCAATTAAGTTATAATGTATTCAATCAATTGCGCTCTGATTGAATGTCTAGATTGTTGTCAATTATTCGTACTTtttggattcttcttcactactttcttcagtttcagaTTCGTCGTCACTTCTTTCATCCTTTGCGACACCTCCAACGGCGTATCTCCAAAGAATACGAAAGATTAAGAAGAGCCAGTATAAGTTAACTATCTGCAATGCaccaatcaagaaaaagacGATTGGTTGGGAAATGTAGCACTTGTATTGTTGCGTATCCCAGTTTAATTCCCATTCACCGACAGTTCTGAATTCAGTTAAAACAGACCACAAGATACGGATGTTCACGTAGTGCCTGAGGTAAATCCAAATGAAGACAAAACCAATGAAGAATGGACCAGCAATGGCGTAGTCTAAGTAGTTCAAGGTCTTCGATGTAGCtaagaagaaatcagaaacaTCCATAGTAACAAATATTTCTAAGCCCATCCAAGTGAAGTGAAATCTGTACGAACACCAAATCAATGCAATAGTGATAATGTGATGCAACACTAATTCTTTGAAATCCTTACGAGGCTTTTCTAATTGTAAAATCAATACAACCGACTGTTGAACCCAGAAAGCGGCTTGACCTAAATAATAGATCTTGAAATAGAAATCGTGAGTCTTGTGCGGATAGTTAACATAGAACGGAGTAATCTCAAAGAACCAAAGTGGTAAAGTTGACATTATCCATAATCCGGCTGGACCCGATATCCCGTAATAAAAGATAGCATAGGCCTGCTCCATGAATCTTTTTACCTTAGCCTCCTTTTTAACACCCAAAATATGTGCCAAAGGTCTCAAGGCGCACACCATTACGAACTCTCTTAAGAAAGTAAAAAATATAGCGTAGAAACCAACGAAATAAAAGTCATTTTCACCCTTTCCATATTGATCAGTTCCAGGAATCTTGTAGGATGGAACAACTAAAGCTTCTAAGAAACGATGAACTGGAGTATCGACACCAGACAACCAGTAAGTACTGTATGATGCAATTAATACCAAGAGTGGAACTATCCAAGTATGTCTATAACACAACTCCCTGGAAGCAATGacaattttcttcaatattgcaGTATCTGAACTTGATTCGCGACTCAAAGCAATAATTCTTGCATCAGACATCTTTCTCTGTCTTTTCGAAGTATGCATAGTGGAAAGACCTGGAGAAGCTGTATCACCAATGTTTATTTCTCCAACAGAAGAACCCCGGCGACGGTGGATATGCGTATCCAGGCCGCTTATTTGAGGGGAAAGATGGGATACTGGATCTGGTTTGCTCATGGTGATGTTTTCTACCGTCCGAGACTTTGTAGTTGTCGAAGTCAAGTGTCAAAAGAAAATcttattcttgaagtatcAAATCTTCAGCCAGCGCTGAGTGTTGTTTGCATTTTTCGGTACTGCATAAACGCGTTTCTTGAAATAGGGGTCTCAGATGCTGCATAAAACGGTAACccaatttgcaatcaataCTACTTCACAAGCAATTGCCCAATAAACTTGTTTCAAAATTGTTTATTAATTGCTATAGATCCTGCTTCCCATGGTAAATTTGGTTTTTGAAACTCTTTTCCGATCTTGTCTCCAATTTTTTGATGAAAATTACACACTCTT
This window of the Scheffersomyces stipitis CBS 6054 chromosome 6, complete sequence genome carries:
- a CDS encoding mitochondrial 37S ribosomal protein MRP4 (go_component intracellular; ribosome~go_function structural constituent of ribosome~go_process protein biosynthesis), which produces MSQKELREKAIADALAREEEEYAKIKAMRELNNQTSELITSLNKIPSNLINSRLQKLQQDLQNLPEYKVKELDEELEEFMFSHMKLPYGEVYNRPWSGISNEESSSISSNKDEVIQQRLVSTTSSSYSTQFPNLKPTPDYRGYSEQELFLRQLAHSRHSGSLGSKLSNVYRPQDDIKNPTKLKDVSIATLMAAGCHLGHSKSNWRPTTQPFIYGEYDGIHLIDLNETAAALKRASNVIKGVSKKGGIILYVGTSKNVFQNRALEEAAIRSNGYYVTKRWIPGTITNYTEVTKQIQGTQKIEVDMENKPTGRNLGVEQGQLVKPDLVVILNPVENRNCINECILSRVPTIGLCDTDMEPSLLTYPIPCNDDSVRSVTFMTGILSKSAEEGLLERLEEVNKYNQSKVKGSIQKRELKHSRRSS
- the LAG1.1 gene encoding Acyl-CoA-dependent ceramide synthase (longevity-assurance protein Acyl-CoA-dependent ceramide synthase~go_component integral to membrane), whose protein sequence is MSKPDPVSHLSPQISGSDTHIHRRRGSSVGEINIGDTASPGLSTMHTSKRQRKMSDARIIALSRESSSDTAILKKIVIASRELCYRHTWIVPLLVLIASYSTYWLSGVDTPVHRFLEALVVPSYKIPGTDQYGKGENDFYFVGFYAIFFTFLREFVMVCALRPLAHILGVKKEAKVKRFMEQAYAIFYYGISGPAGLWIMSTLPLWFFEITPFYVNYPHKTHDFYFKIYYLGQAAFWVQQSVVLILQLEKPRKDFKELVLHHIITIALIWCSYRFHFTWMGLEIFVTMDVSDFFLATSKTLNYLDYAIAGPFFIGFVFIWIYLRHYVNIRILWSVLTEFRTVGEWELNWDTQQYKCYISQPIVFFLIGALQIVNLYWLFLIFRILWRYAVGGVAKDERSDDESETEESSEEESKKYE